A window from Streptomyces sp. NBC_00335 encodes these proteins:
- a CDS encoding aminopeptidase P family protein yields MPDTPSRPTTGLNIGSHDLPVSAELSRFMASDWAASPLPDAARVPAYAVTPARRARLSARFPGERLIIPAGELKVRSHDCDYRFRPHSAYAWLTGLTGEDQVGHVLVLEPAGPHGHEAVLYLRPRSPRTGGNEEFYRDRRYGEFWVGRRPDLAEAERLCGIRCAHLDALGSPTGRNAAADPELATALSELRLVKDAWEVAELQLAVDHTTAGFEDVVRDLPRALAHPRGERWIEGVFNRRARAEGNGTGYETIAASGAHACVLHWIRNDGRLNASDLLLMDAGVETDGLYTADVTRTLPLSGRFSPVQRQVYELVLAAQDAGMAALRPGASFRDFHRAGMRVIAEGLAEWGVLKHAEGDLHRRYTLCSSGHMLGLDVHDCAQARADTYLDGVLEEGQVLTVEPGLYLQPDDETLPPELRGIGVRIEDDLVITAEGARLMSGALPRTVAGIEEWMGNLLEDGGR; encoded by the coding sequence GTGCCCGACACCCCCTCCCGCCCCACCACCGGGCTCAACATCGGCAGTCACGACCTGCCGGTATCAGCCGAGTTGTCCCGCTTCATGGCGTCGGACTGGGCGGCCTCCCCGCTACCGGACGCCGCACGCGTCCCCGCGTACGCCGTCACCCCGGCCCGCCGCGCGCGCCTCTCCGCCCGCTTCCCCGGCGAACGGCTGATCATCCCCGCGGGTGAGCTGAAGGTCCGCAGCCACGACTGCGACTACCGGTTCCGCCCGCACAGCGCGTACGCCTGGCTGACCGGGCTCACCGGCGAGGACCAGGTCGGCCACGTCCTGGTCCTGGAGCCGGCCGGCCCGCACGGGCACGAGGCCGTCCTGTACCTGCGCCCGCGCTCACCGCGCACCGGCGGCAACGAGGAGTTCTACCGCGACCGCCGCTACGGGGAGTTCTGGGTCGGCCGCCGCCCCGACCTCGCGGAGGCGGAGCGCCTCTGCGGCATCCGCTGCGCCCACCTGGACGCGCTCGGCTCACCGACGGGGCGCAACGCCGCCGCCGACCCGGAACTGGCCACCGCCCTCTCCGAACTGCGCCTGGTCAAGGACGCCTGGGAGGTGGCCGAGCTGCAGCTCGCCGTCGACCACACCACCGCCGGGTTCGAGGACGTCGTACGGGACCTCCCGCGCGCCCTGGCCCACCCGCGCGGCGAGCGGTGGATCGAGGGGGTCTTCAACCGCCGCGCCCGGGCCGAGGGCAACGGCACCGGCTACGAGACGATCGCCGCGTCGGGCGCGCACGCCTGCGTGCTCCACTGGATCCGCAACGACGGCCGGCTGAACGCGAGCGACCTGCTCCTGATGGACGCGGGCGTGGAGACCGACGGCCTCTACACGGCGGACGTCACCCGCACCCTCCCGCTGTCGGGCCGGTTCTCCCCCGTCCAGCGCCAGGTGTACGAGCTGGTCCTGGCCGCGCAGGACGCGGGCATGGCGGCGCTGCGGCCGGGCGCGAGCTTCCGCGACTTCCACCGGGCCGGCATGCGCGTGATCGCGGAGGGGCTCGCCGAGTGGGGGGTGCTCAAGCACGCCGAGGGCGATCTGCACCGGCGCTACACCCTGTGCAGCAGCGGGCACATGCTCGGGCTCGACGTGCACGACTGCGCGCAGGCGCGCGCGGACACGTACCTGGACGGGGTCCTGGAAGAGGGCCAGGTCCTCACGGTGGAGCCCGGGCTCTACCTCCAGCCCGACGACGAGACCCTCCCGCCGGAGCTGCGCGGCATAGGCGTCCGCATCGAGGACGACCTGGTGATCACGGCCGAAGGCGCCCGGCTGATGTCGGGCGCCCTGCCGCGCACGGTGGCGGGCATCGAGGAATGGATGGGGAACCTGCTGGAGGACGGCGGCCGGTAG
- a CDS encoding RidA family protein gives MSLERINPEELSPATGFSHAVVASGSRLVYLAGQTALDGAGKVVGETLPDQFERALANLLAALEGAGGSPAELARVTVYAVDVADYRARAHELGRIWRRLAGREYPAMAVIGVVRLWDEEALVELDGLAVLP, from the coding sequence ATGAGCCTGGAGCGGATCAACCCGGAGGAGCTGTCCCCGGCGACGGGCTTCTCGCACGCCGTCGTCGCGAGCGGGAGCCGGCTGGTGTACCTGGCCGGGCAGACGGCCCTCGACGGGGCGGGGAAGGTGGTGGGGGAGACGCTGCCGGACCAGTTCGAGCGGGCGCTGGCGAACCTGCTGGCGGCGCTGGAGGGGGCGGGCGGCTCGCCGGCCGAGCTGGCGCGGGTGACCGTCTACGCCGTGGACGTGGCGGACTACCGGGCCCGCGCTCACGAACTCGGCCGGATCTGGCGCCGGTTGGCGGGCCGGGAGTATCCGGCGATGGCGGTCATCGGCGTGGTCCGGCTGTGGGACGAGGAGGCGCTGGTCGAGCTGGACGGGCTCGCGGTGCTCCCGTAG